In Opisthocomus hoazin isolate bOpiHoa1 chromosome 14, bOpiHoa1.hap1, whole genome shotgun sequence, the following proteins share a genomic window:
- the SLITRK2 gene encoding SLIT and NTRK-like protein 2 produces MLKSVWLLSLLTVAGISRTESRKPAKDICSKSRCPCEEKENVLNINCENKGFTTVSLLLPPPSKIYQLFLNGNALTRLFPNEFVNYSNAVTLHLGNNDMQEIRTGAFSGLRTLKRLHLNNNKLEVLKEDTFLGLESLEYLQADYNYISAIEAGAFSKLNKLKVLILNDNLLLSLPSNVFRFVLLTHLDLRGNRLKMMPFAGVLEHIGGIMEIQLEENPWNCTCDLLPLKAWLDTITVFVGEIVCETPFRLHGKDVTQLTRQDLCPRKSSSDSNQREKHPVLSDPHISRLSPTANSAINPTRAPKASRPPKTRNRPTPRVTVSKDRQIFGPIMVYQTKSPVPITCPAGCICTSQSSDNGLNVNCQEKKISNISDLHPRPTSPKKLYLTSNYLQVIYRTDLTEYSSLDLLHLGNNRIAVIQEGAFTNLTSLRRLYLNGNYLEILYPSMFDGLHNLQYLYLEYNVIKEILPRTFGALSNLHLLFLNNNLLRSLPDNIFGGTSLTRLNLRNNHFSHLPVRGVLDQLSALIQIDLQENPWDCTCDILGLRNWIEQVTGQNNQQSNPPVVINEVICESPTKHSGEHLKFLSKEAICPENPKLSDSSLLSMNQNTDTPHLLGVSPSSYPEIHTEVPLSVLILGLLVVFILSVCFGAGLFVFVLKRRKGVQSMPTSANNLDISSFQLQYGSYNTETHDKTEGHVYNYIPPPVGQMCQNPIYMQKEGDPVAYYRNLHEFSYSNLDHKKEDPTSLAFTISAAELLEKQSSPREPELLYQNIAERVKELPTGGLVHYNFCTLPKRQFAPSYESRRQKQDRINKTVLYGTPRKYFAEQSKPEHPLLQGKLQTEPDYLEVLEKQTAISQL; encoded by the coding sequence ATGCTGAAGAGTGTTTGGTTGCTCAGTTTGTTAACAGTGGCTGGGATCTCACGGACAGAGAGTCGTAAACCTGCCAAAGACATTTGCAGCAAGAGCCGCTGCCCTTGCGAGGAGAAGGAGAACGTGCTGAACATTAATTGTGAAAACAAAGGATTTACAACCGTCAGCCTCCTCCTGCCGCCACCGTCCAAGATCTACCAGCTGTTTCTCAACGGGAACGCGCTGACCCGCCTGTTCCCCAATGAGTTCGTCAACTACTCCAACGCCGTGACCCTCCACTTGGGCAACAACGACATGCAGGAGATCCGCACAGGGGCCTTCAGCGGCCTCCGCACCCTCAAGAGGCTGCACCTCAATAACAACAAGCTGGAAGTGCTGAAGGAGGACACGTTCCTGGGCTTGGAGAGTCTGGAGTACCTGCAAGCCGATTACAATTACATCAGTGCCATTGAGGCGGGGGCCTTCAGCAAGCTAAACAAGCTCAAGGTGCTGATTCTCAATGACAACCTCCTGCTGTCCCTGCCCAGCAATGTCTTCCGCTTCGTGCTTCTCACTCACCTGGACCTGCGGGGGAACCGGCTGAAGATGATGCCTTTTGCTGGTGTGCTGGAGCATATTGGAGGCATCATGGAAATCCAGCTGGAGGAAAACCCTTGGAACTGCACCTGCGACTTGCTGCCACTCAAGGCCTGGCTAGACACCATCACCGTGTTCGTGGGTGAGATAGTCTGCGAAACCCCCTTCAGGCTTCATGGGAAGGATGTGACCCAGCTCACCAGGCAAGATCTCTGCCCTAGGAAAAGCTCCAGTGATTCAAACCAGAGGGAAAAACACCCTGTCCTCTCAGACCCGCACATCTCGAGGCTATCGCCCACAGCCAACTCTGCCATCAATCCTACCAGAGCCCCAAAAGCCAGCCGGCCACCTAAAACCAGGAACCGCCCCACACCTCGTGTCACTGTGTCGAAAGACAGACAAATATTCGGACCTATCATGGTTTACCAGACAAAGTCTCCTGTGCCCATCACCTGCCCAGCTGGCTGCATCTGTACTTCACAGAGCTCAGACAACGGCTTAAATGTGAACTGCCAAGAGAAAAAGATAAGTAACATCTCCGATCTCCACCCTAGGCCGACCAGTCCAAAGAAACTTTACCTTACCAGTAATTATCTGCAAGTCATTTATAGAACCGATCTCACAGAGTACAGCTCTCTGGATTTGTTACATCTAGGAAATAACAGAATTGCAGTGATACAAGAAGGTGCCTTTACAAACCTCACAAGTTTACGTAGACTTTATCTTAATGGCAACTACCTTGAGATTCTGTACCCATCTATGTTCGACGGGCTGCACAACCTGCAATATCTCTACCTAGAGTACAATGTCATTAAGGAGATCCTGCCACGCACCTTTGGTGCTCTGAGTAATCTTCATCTGTTATTTCTCAATAACAACCTGCTCAGATCCTTGCCTGACAACATCTTTGGCGGCACTTCCCTCACCAGACTCAACCTTAGAAACAACCATTTCTCACACCTGCCTGTGAGAGGAGTCTTGGACCAGCTCTCAGCTCTAATTCAGATAGACCTCCAGGAGAACCCTTGGGACTGCACATGTGACATCCTGGGGCTGAGGAACTGGATAGAGCAAGTCACTGGCCAGAACAACCAGCAGTCAAATCCCCCCGTAGTTATCAACGAAGTCATATGCGAGTCTCCCACCAAGCACTCTGGAGAGCATCTGAAATTCCTGAGCAAAGAAGCCATCTGCCCAGAGAACCCCAAGTTGTCAGattcttctctcctctccatgAACCAGAACACAGATACACCCCATCTCCTCGGTGTCTCGCCCAGCTCCTACCCAGAAATACACACTGAAGTTCCGCTGTCTGTCTTAATTTTAGGCTTGCTGGTTGTGTTTATTTTGTCAGTCTGTTTTGGGGCAGGCCTATTTGTCTTTGTCCTTAAGCGGCGGAAGGGGGTGCAAAGTATGCCCACCAGCGCAAACAACTTAGATATAAGTTCATTTCAGCTCCAGTACGGGTCTTACAACACTGAGACCCACGATAAAACTGAAGGACATGTTTATAACTACATTCCCCCTCCTGTTGGACAGATGTGCCAAAACCCAATCTACATGCAAAAGGAAGGGGATCCAGTTGCCTATTACAGGAATCTCCATGAGTTTAGCTATAGCAATCTTGACCACAAAAAGGAAGACCCTACCAGTCTTGCATTTACAATCAGTGCAGCTGAATTACTGGAAAAGCAATCCTCGCCAAGGGAACCAGAGCTTCTGTATCAAAATATTGCAGAAAGGGTCAAGGAACTCCCCACCGGAGGATTAGTTCATTATAACTTTTGCACCTTACCCAAAAGGCAGTTTGCCCCTTCATACGAATCAAGACGCCAAAAGCAGGACAGgataaataaaactgttttataTGGAACTCCCAGGAAATACTTTGCAGAACAGTCTAAACCTGAGCATCCTTTACTCCAAGGAAAGCTACAAACAGAACCAGACTACCTCGAagttctggaaaaacaaactgCAATCAGTCAGCTGTGA